A window of Calliopsis andreniformis isolate RMS-2024a chromosome 3, iyCalAndr_principal, whole genome shotgun sequence contains these coding sequences:
- the LOC143177376 gene encoding uncharacterized protein LOC143177376: MAVSTMWIRNNMLSSPCEQYERQLTEAELKVQRSLQKLSIPDWYLNKRSNPPKILNNVTPIEIRPPSWKSYKFRKDSTSPNLSVSDVPPPTVKTTTETARNQKKDSKVSKVKSAETKQKKTSSKSWPLEEEAFDTTIPEIKLPTNISRTFPKMSPSRKIQNINIVFPPGPPINISDETRNKLNAKDAKSKIETNAEQKNDTSKMDEAIQQTPTRKNRHESFELPVVQWNTTPTSPINTPNMKGSFKVRVASTPKFTPANLFSSTVIEDFLPAKKGVSRNILEKSFIFEGSSRLSDSFAEKSFGSATRSKKLSQSLLEKTSFFENNSKFEELSDSRLDISKKLVNRRLSLFLERNIHSIDPILFEKDDKAVLACPKSSSMVREMVNKLEISADQIHTCQKELQSKSKDRDFSRVQMSNLGKKNAAAVLEEKMKVETQSPCTRFLYSRRKSIDLENVVRSKQSASRENTIVRGIIETLTQRSTKSSLSSVPNMGINQNLVKKLIDTLEKGEVQDAETTRKEEDIESCSEAEDKSSATTTSLKDTDSSSDSDQRLTELRSDVENQTTDFEVSVIKKMSEDELKIPQDDDSVYWIPVSRCKLPRTSSLLSIMSRLSGNGQSPCVSPIRSDSEGDNSRTVIWGATFKKSNHALSRRLFRIDETTVIDSGYSDRSDKSGTSGSVTDSTWSEDTQDVSSFEKRSSKMKKSSRRKSIVGHTFRASS, encoded by the exons ATGGCTGTATCGACGATGTGGATTAGGAACAACATGTTGTCCTCTCCCTGCGAGCAATAC GAACGACAATTGACAGAggcagaattgaaggttcaacGATCTCTACAAAAGCTTTCCATTCCTGATTGGTATCTGAACAAGCGTTCAAATCCACCGAAGATATTAAACAACGTAACACCGATCGAAATTCGTCCACCTTCCTGGAAGAGTTACAAGTTTAGAAAGGATTCGACGTCTCCCAATTTATCAG TTTCAGACGTGCCGCCTCCTACGGTAAAAACGACTACTGAAACTGCCAGGAACCAGAAAAAAGACAGTAAGGTTTCTAAAGTAAAGTCAGCGGAAACGAAGCAGAAGAAGACCTCGTCGAAATCGTGGCCATTGGAGGAGGAAGCGTTTGATACGACAATCCCGGAAATAAAGCTACCAACAAATATTAGTAGAACGTTCCCAAAGATGTCGCCATCGAGGAAGATTCAAAATATAAACATCGTCTTCCCGCCTGGTCCACCGATCAACATTTCGGACGAAACGAGAAATAAGCTGAACGCCAAGGATGCCAAATCGAAGATAGAGACCAACGCAGAGCAGAAGAATGATACAAGCAAGATGGATGAAGCGATCCAGCAAACACCGACGAGAAAAAACAGGCACGAGAGTTTTGAATTGCCGGTGGTACAGTGGAATACAACGCCAACATCACCTATAAACACTCCGAACATGAAAGGAAGTTTTAAGGTACGCGTCGCTTCAACTCCCAAATTCACGCCCGCTAATTTGTTCTCGTCAACCGTTATCGAAGACTTTCTGCCAGCGAAGAAAGGTGTGTCGCGTAATATTCTTGAGAAATCGTTTATTTTCGAGGGGAGCTCTAGATTGTCAGACAGTTTTGCAGAGAAATCGTTCGGCAGTGCAACTAGATCAAAGAAATTATCGCAGAGTCTTCTGGAGAAAACGTCGTTTTTTGAAAACAATTCAAAGTTCGAAGAGTTGTCCGATTCCAGGTTAGACATATCGAAAAAGTTAGTTAATAGGCGATTAAGTTTGTTTCTAGAGAGAAACATACACTCAATCGATCCTATCCTTTTCGAGAAGGACGACAAAGCAGTCCTGGCGTGTCCTAAATCTTCTTCCATGGTCCGCGAAATGGTCAATAAATTAGAGATTTCCGCAGATCAGATTCACACTTGTCAGAAGGAATTACAGTCGAAGTCGAAAGATCGAGATTTTTCTCGAGTGCAGATGTCAAATTTAGGGAAGAAAAATGCGGCAGCCGTCCTTGAAGAGAAGATGAAGGTAGAAACACAATCGCCGTGTACAAGGTTTCTCTACTCCAGGAGAAAATCTATAGACCTGGAGAACGTTGTCAGGAGCAAACAATCAGCTAGTCGAGAAAATACTATTGTTCGAGGTATCATCGAAACGTTGACACAAAGGTCCACTAAATCTTCGTTGTCGTCGGTGCCGAATATGGGGATCAATCAGAACTTGGTGAAGAAGTTGATAGATACGTTAGAGAAAGGAGAGGTGCAAGACGCAGAGACGACCAGAAAGGAGGAAGATATCGAGAGCTGCAGCGAAGCCGAGGATAAGTCTTCAGCGACTACAACCTCGCTGAAAGACACAGACAGCAGTAGCGATTCGGATCAAAGGTTAACAGAGTTGAGGAGCGACGTGGAGAATCAAACGACCGATTTTGAAGTCTCGGTGATAAAAAAAATGTCGGAGGACGAGCTGAAGATTCCTCAGGACGACGATTCTGTATACTGGATACCAGTGTCCAGATGCAAACTACCACGAACCAGCTCTCTGCTCAGCATCATGTCTAGATTGTCTGGCAACGGGCAATCCCCTTGTGTCAGTCCAATCAGAAGCGACAGCGAAGGGGACAATTCACGGACGGTTATTTGGGGAGCAACTTTTAAGAAAAGCAATCACGCTTTATCCAGAAgattgtttaggattgatgaaacTACTGTAATCGATTCGGGATACTCTGATAGGTCTGATAAATCCGGAACTAGTGGATCCGTTACGGATAGTACTTGGTCGGAGGATACCCAAGACGTTTCTAGCTTCGAGAAGAGGTCGAGCAAGATGAAAAAGTCTTCGAGGCGGAAATCAATCGTTGGGCACACCTTTCGCGCTTCGTCGTGA
- the Dak1 gene encoding cytidine/uridine monophosphate kinase Dak1 isoform X1 translates to MLKILVAGLRFFRMSAVQKPEVLFVLGGPGAGKGTLCRYITEKYGYVHLSAGDLLREERAKPGSQYGELIENHITNGTIVPVAITCSLLDRAMQTSDNPHKRFFIDGFPRNQDNVDGWNEAMSDKCIVKGVLFCDCNKETCVQRCLKRGAAGSGRSDDNEKVLEKRHKTYITDTLPIIQHFEKQNLVFKVDGMQSPEKVFEDAVKILTQIGW, encoded by the exons ATGCTGAAGATACTCGTAGCTGGACTGCGATTTTTCAGAATGTCAGCGGTTCAAAAACCTGAAGTTTTGTTCGTTTTGGGCGGTCCTGGTGCCGGTAAGGGTACTTTGTGCCGATACATCACAGAAAAATATGGTTATGTACATTTGTCAGCTGGTGACTTGTTACGAGAAGAACGTGCAAAACCTGGTTCTCAGTATGGTGAGCTGATTGAGAATCACATTACGAATGGAACGATTGTGCCTGTTGCGATTACTTGCAGTCTCTTGGATCGTGCTATGCAAACATCTGATAATCCACACAAAAGATTCTTTATCGATGGGTTCCCACGGAATCAGGATAATGTCGACGGATGGAATGAA GCAATGTCTGATAAATGTATAGTAAAGGGAGTACTATTTTGTGATTGTAATAAGGAAACATGCGTACAAAGGTGCTTAAAACGAGGTGCTGCTGGAAGTGGACGTAGCGATGACAATGAAAAAGTCCTAGAGAAAAGGCACAAGACTTACATCACGGATACGTTACCAATAATTCAACATTTTGAGAAGCAAAATTTAGTTTTCAAAGTGGATGGTATGCAATCTCCAGAAAAAGTATTTGAAGATGCTGTAAAAATTTTAACCCAAATAGGATGGTGA
- the Dak1 gene encoding cytidine/uridine monophosphate kinase Dak1 isoform X2: MLKILVAGLRFFRMSAVQKPEVLFVLGGPGAAGDLLREERAKPGSQYGELIENHITNGTIVPVAITCSLLDRAMQTSDNPHKRFFIDGFPRNQDNVDGWNEAMSDKCIVKGVLFCDCNKETCVQRCLKRGAAGSGRSDDNEKVLEKRHKTYITDTLPIIQHFEKQNLVFKVDGMQSPEKVFEDAVKILTQIGW, encoded by the exons ATGCTGAAGATACTCGTAGCTGGACTGCGATTTTTCAGAATGTCAGCGGTTCAAAAACCTGAAGTTTTGTTCGTTTTGGGCGGTCCTGGTGCCG CTGGTGACTTGTTACGAGAAGAACGTGCAAAACCTGGTTCTCAGTATGGTGAGCTGATTGAGAATCACATTACGAATGGAACGATTGTGCCTGTTGCGATTACTTGCAGTCTCTTGGATCGTGCTATGCAAACATCTGATAATCCACACAAAAGATTCTTTATCGATGGGTTCCCACGGAATCAGGATAATGTCGACGGATGGAATGAA GCAATGTCTGATAAATGTATAGTAAAGGGAGTACTATTTTGTGATTGTAATAAGGAAACATGCGTACAAAGGTGCTTAAAACGAGGTGCTGCTGGAAGTGGACGTAGCGATGACAATGAAAAAGTCCTAGAGAAAAGGCACAAGACTTACATCACGGATACGTTACCAATAATTCAACATTTTGAGAAGCAAAATTTAGTTTTCAAAGTGGATGGTATGCAATCTCCAGAAAAAGTATTTGAAGATGCTGTAAAAATTTTAACCCAAATAGGATGGTGA
- the LOC143177377 gene encoding O-acyltransferase like protein: MRSIAFNRVSVVARLSSALPLLLLPLLGYAGMQPRVAAAEKPETVLLDFLAKPFAPSDGASDQCLRDSAIYLKEIARYTPWALQMYDASVKIPSGVIMGNYKQLGNYDECLQVKSGHGFNGKACSAMVQFDITNDTGERQERDLGDLFLNVAIASGVKWTSGKTLIYEWMWCVPSSCSHTEIQEALEIVLDPLKVEGRVDMVVNISESSCHTAETNQLVFDLTDWIYISILAIFAAIIIASTSYDIAKRGPPGTPKHRKHTLLTSFSVYTNGRNLLRTKRPLDSIKCLDGLRYISMCWIIYGHTYYCEVVGVKMNLSEIPRMHENWANLLVLNANIVTDTFFLLSGILLAYTTLIKNKNDSKGRFDVIGLYLHRYVRLTPAYAMMIGFYATLFYKVGSGPRWNVWVGENRDYCRENWWTNLLYVNNYVNLPRICLSQSWYLAMDMQLVWLSPIFLYPMLKLTREIFFWLVFAFGLVISLLVPFLITFNLELTGTMLYYKDPTAVADVYVQIYTRIYSRYGAYIIGLALGYILYKNRMRSNQEVKIRPIYVTLGWLIAIVSGYMVVVGPRWMYFDDHPYNKLEASFYAGFHRQVFVFSLSWIIYCCVNGYAGFLGQCLSWEGWVPFSKLTYSAYLCHYVFLLTVAGSERTPGIVSAMSIFRSFCSNLCLTMILSVLWSLCFEMPFMTLDRMLFSYRNSQSNLSSKSNQENLFGSTDSRKEFYESKEESSTSIVPSFDESFKRKSSGDSVYDSAGNVSYQQGIYDSNFTQDLSRSKDDTCLFNYTIDKSKVQNVHRNNGYDPDSEDAPQSKVEIKLTRNYESMLNENSNRTDGFTSAANKLNGS, encoded by the exons ATGCGTTCGATTGCTTTTAACCGGGTTTCCGTCGTTGCACGACTCTCCTCTGCCCTTCCTCTGCTTCTTCTGCCGTTGCTCGGCTACGCCGGCATGCAGCCGCGGGTTGCTGCTGCTGAGAAACCGGAAACTGTGCTTCTTGACTTCCTCGCGAAACCCTTTGCACCCTCCGATGGTGCGTCCGACCAGTGTCTCAGGGACAGTGCGATTTACCTGAAAGAAATCGCCCGATACACTCCTTGGGCTCTCCAGA TGTACGACGCGTCCGTGAAAATTCCATCGGGCGTAATCATGGGCAATTATAAGCAACTGGGCAATTACGACGAGTGCTTGCAAGTGAAAAGCGGACACGGATTCAATGGGAAGGCCTGCAGCGCCATGGTGCAGTTCGATATCACGAATGACACCGGTGAACGACAGGAACGCGATCTGGGTGATCTTTTTCTCAACGTAGCTATCGCCTCG GGCGTAAAATGGACGTCTGGGAAAACGCTAATTTATGAATGGATGTGGTGCGTGCCATCAAGTTGTAGTCACACGGAAATCCAAGAAGCGTTGGAGATCGTGCTCGACCCTCTGAAGGTAGAAGGTCGCGTGGACATGGTGGTGAACATTTCGGAGAGTTCCTGTCATACTGCGGAAACGAATCAGCTGGTCTTCGACTTAACCGACTGGATCTACAT ATCGATATTGGCGATATTCGCGGCGATCATTATTGCCAGCACCAGTTACGATATCGCTAAACGGGGCCCTCCAGGTACGCCGAAAC ATAGGAAACACACTCTTCTCACTTCGTTCTCGGTTTACACGAACGGAAGAAATTTGTTACGAACGAAAAGGCCGCTAGATTCTATCAAGTGTCTCGATGGATTGAGATACATCAGCATGTGTTGGATAATTTACGGTCATACCTATTACTGCGAGGTCGTCGGCGTTAAGATGAACCTGAGCGAGATTCCACGG ATGCACGAAAATTGGGCAAACCTGTTGGTGCTAAACGCAAACATAGTCACCGATACGTTCTTCCTGCTAAGCGGAATACTATTGGCGTACACAACGttgataaagaataaaaatgattCAAAAGGACGTTTCGATGTGATCGGGCTTTATTTACATCGCTACGTAAGATTAACACCGGCGTATGCGATGATGATTGGTTTCTACGCTACCCTCTTTTACAAAGTCGGAAGCGGTCCACGATGGAACGTTTGGGTTGGCGAAAATAGGGACTACTGCAGggagaactggtggaccaatctCCTCTACGTGAACAATTACGTCAACTTACCAAGGATC TGTCTATCTCAATCCTGGTATTTGGCAATGGATATGCAATTGGTCTGGTTATCGCCAATTTTCTTGTACCCAATGCTGAAGCTAACGCGAGAAATCTTCTTCTGGCTAGTGTTTGCATTCGGCCTCGTTATCTCCCTCCTTGTACCATTTTTAATAACGTTCAACTTGGAGCTCACCGGAACTATGCTCTACTACAAGGA CCCCACAGCAGTTGCAGACGTTTACGTGCAGATTTACACGAGGATTTACAGCAGATACGGGGCTTACATCATTGGATTGGCTCTCGGATACATTCTCTATAAGAATCGAATGCGATCGAATCAAGAAGTAAAAATACGTCCA ATTTACGTGACGCTAGGATGGTTAATTGCTATCGTCTCCGGCTATATGGTGGTCGTCGGTCCTCGATGGATGTATTTCGATGATCATCCTTACAATAAGTTGGAGGCAAGCTTTTACGCAGGATTCCATAGACAAGTGTTTGTCTTTTCTCTTTCTTGGATCATTTATTGTTGCGTCAACGGATATGCCG GTTTTTTGGGCCAGTGTCTTTCCTGGGAAGGATGGGTTCCTTTCAGCAAGTTGACTTACAGCGCTTATTTGTGCCATTACGTATTCCTCCTGACAGTGGCTGGTTCAGAGCGAACCCCCGGAATTGTTTCGGCGATGTCTATC TTTCGCAGCTTCTGCAGCAACCTCTGCCTCACGATGATACTTTCCGTGCTGTGGAGCCTCTGCTTCGAAATGCCATTTATGACTTTGGATCGTATGTTATTTTCTTACCGAAACAGTCAGTCCAATTTGTCGTCTAAATCGAATCAAGAGAATCTGTTCGGTTCCACCGATTCCAGAAAGGAGTTCTACGAATCCAAGGAAgaatcctctacctcaatcgtTCCAAGCTTCGACGAAAGTTTCAAGCGAAAGTCTAGCGGAGACAGCGTGTATGATTCTGCGGGGAATGTGAGTTACCAGCAGGGAATATATGATTCAAATTTTACGCAGGATCTCAGCCGTTCCAAGGACGATACATGTCTGTTCAATTACACGATCGACAAATCGAAAGTGCAGAACGTTCATCGGAATAACGGATACGATCCAGACTCCGAGGATGCACCGCAATCGAAAGTAGAGATCAAATTGACTCGAAATTACGAATCGATGTTAAACGAAAATTCAAATCGAACAGATGGTTTCACTTCCGCTGCAAACAAGTTAAACGGTAGTTGA
- the Hand gene encoding heart- and neural crest derivatives-expressed protein, translating into MLGSYEAQPDYYPQWHQPYNYVTQLPYGSLNVPDTDSQSTYWGADSGISGGSSGAGSPTASTPPLIEEIGVQENTYSPLQQYPHPSVNQHYPNFVYSPQQEIPHHLHHHHHHHRHQQQQQQQQQQQQQQQQQQSQQPQQHQQQHQQQLQTHRRSNEYSPVSSMSQVDGTLQQHLRQGVREGGIIVRPKRRNTANKKERRRTQSINNAFADLRDCIPNVPADTKLSKIKTLRLAASYIGYLMAVLESDDGEEPQTFRAEILSNGRRSKTTQPNQNESCMHRAPSIGPEESLKSKGRTGWPQHMWALELKQESQTNQI; encoded by the exons ATGCTGGGGAGTTACGAGGCACAGCCGGATTACTATCCGCAGTGGCATCAACCCTATAATTATGTTACACAGTTACCTTACG GGTCGCTGAACGTCCCCGATACGGACAGCCAATCGACGTACTGGGGCGCGGATTCCGGGATCTCTGGGGGTAGTTCCGGCGCAGGAAGTCCCACCGCGTCGACGCCACCCCTGATCGAAGAGATCGGCGTTCAAGAGAATACCTACTCCCCGCTACAACAATACCCTCACCCCTCCGTCAACCAACACTATCCGAATTTCGTCTACTCGCCTCAGCAAGAAATCCCTCATCATttacatcatcatcatcatcatcatcgacatcagcaacagcaacaacaacagcagcagcagcagcagcagcagcagcaacaacagtcACAACAGCCACAACAGCATCAGCAACAGCACCAACAACAACTGCAAACTCATAGAAGGAGCAACGAATATTCTCCGGTTTCGTCGATGAGTCAGGTGGATGGTACCCTTCAACAGCACCTTCGACAGGGTGTAAGGGAGGGTGGCATAATAGTGAGGCCCAAAAGAAGAAACACCGCGAATAAAAAGGAACGAAGACGAACGCAGAGCATAAATAACGCGTTCGCGGATCTTCGCGACTGCATACCGAATGTTCCGGCGGATACGAAGCTGTCAAAGATTAAAACGCTGAGGCTGGCTGCTTCGTACATCGGTTACCTGATGGCGGTCCTCGAGAGCGACGACGGAGAAGAGCCGCAAACCTTTCGCGCAGAAATTCTGTCCAATGGCAGGAGGTCCAAAACGACTCAACCAAACCAG AACGAGTCGTGTATGCATCGGGCGCCGAGCATTGGACCAGAAGAATCGTTGAAAAGCAAAGGACGAACTGGCTGGCCGCAACATATGTGGGCCCTCGAATTGAAGCAAGAGTCGCAGACCAATCAGATATAA